A single region of the Lactobacillus xylocopicola genome encodes:
- the lgt gene encoding prolipoprotein diacylglyceryl transferase: MMLTISPVAFNLGGLSVKWYGVIMACAIILAVSMAIVEGRKRQIASDDFLDLLLWAVPLGYLGARLYYVIFEWPYYAQHPDQIIAIWNGGIAIYGGLLAGLVVLLVFCYKRMLPPFLMLDVITPGVMAAQIIGRWGNFFNQEAHGGPTTQAFLQGLHLPAFIIDQMKIGGVYYQPTFLYESCFNLLGLVIILALRHKKHLFKQGEVFMLYLAWYAVVRFFVEGLRTDSLYLSGTIRVSQMLSLVLLVAVIALFVYRRMVVKPKWYLDGSGLKYPYTRD; the protein is encoded by the coding sequence ATGATGTTAACAATCAGCCCAGTGGCCTTTAATTTAGGCGGGTTAAGCGTTAAATGGTACGGCGTAATTATGGCCTGCGCAATTATTTTAGCAGTCTCAATGGCCATTGTTGAAGGTAGAAAAAGGCAGATTGCCAGTGATGACTTTCTGGACCTGTTGCTCTGGGCAGTGCCACTAGGCTATCTTGGTGCGCGACTCTATTACGTGATTTTCGAATGGCCTTATTACGCCCAACATCCTGACCAAATTATTGCCATTTGGAATGGCGGAATTGCCATCTATGGCGGTTTACTTGCCGGCTTAGTCGTTTTACTGGTATTTTGTTATAAAAGGATGCTCCCGCCCTTTTTAATGCTTGATGTAATCACGCCCGGGGTAATGGCCGCCCAAATTATTGGACGGTGGGGCAACTTTTTCAATCAAGAGGCCCATGGTGGTCCGACAACGCAGGCTTTTTTGCAAGGGTTGCATTTACCGGCATTTATCATTGATCAAATGAAGATTGGTGGTGTTTACTACCAACCGACTTTTTTGTATGAATCGTGCTTTAATTTGCTTGGGTTAGTCATCATCTTAGCCCTCAGGCATAAAAAACACTTATTCAAGCAAGGTGAAGTTTTCATGCTCTACCTGGCTTGGTATGCCGTTGTCCGCTTTTTTGTTGAAGGACTGCGGACCGACAGCCTGTACCTGTCAGGTACAATTAGGGTGTCGCAGATGTTGAGCCTGGTCTTGTTAGTCGCGGTAATCGCCTTGTTTGTATACCGCCGGATGGTGGTTAAGCCGAAGTGGTACCTGGATGGCAGTGGTCTCAAGTATCCCTATACAAGAGATTAG
- a CDS encoding NAD(P)H-dependent glycerol-3-phosphate dehydrogenase, whose product MMKIAVLGAGSWGSVLGSMLADNGNEVVLFGNNEEVNQEINDYHTNDHYMKDWQLNETTRATGDLSQALDGAALVLFVLPTQAIRSVAKNVGKILIQTGSKPLLVTATKGIEPGTKKLISDILSEEIYPNDQDKIVAISGPSHAESVAQKDLTAISCASTSSSNAQQVQQIFSNDYFRLYTNDDLVGVEVAGAVKNVIAIAAGILVGKHYGDDAKAALMTRGLAEVTRLGVNYFCAQPMTFSGLAGIGDLIVTCTSVNSRNWRCGKQLGEGKSLDYVLENMGQVVEGATTVKAVYELCQEKQIDMPISEAIYRVMYENCNVDDEITKMMGRSPKQEIRL is encoded by the coding sequence ATAATGAAAATAGCAGTTTTAGGAGCAGGTTCATGGGGGTCAGTCTTAGGCTCAATGCTTGCTGATAATGGTAATGAGGTTGTGCTATTTGGTAACAACGAAGAGGTTAACCAGGAGATCAATGACTACCACACCAATGACCACTATATGAAAGATTGGCAGCTCAATGAAACAACCCGGGCAACTGGGGATTTATCCCAGGCCCTGGACGGTGCAGCGCTAGTGCTCTTTGTTTTACCGACGCAAGCAATTCGATCAGTTGCCAAAAACGTCGGTAAGATTTTAATTCAAACTGGCAGTAAGCCACTCCTAGTCACAGCTACCAAGGGAATTGAACCCGGAACAAAAAAGCTGATCTCTGATATTCTGAGTGAAGAGATCTATCCCAACGACCAGGACAAGATTGTGGCTATTTCTGGTCCAAGTCACGCTGAAAGTGTTGCACAAAAGGATTTGACGGCAATTTCTTGTGCCTCCACCAGTTCCAGCAATGCTCAGCAGGTTCAGCAAATTTTTTCAAATGATTATTTCCGCTTGTACACTAATGATGACTTGGTTGGGGTCGAAGTTGCTGGTGCCGTCAAAAACGTGATTGCGATTGCAGCCGGGATTTTAGTGGGTAAGCACTATGGCGATGATGCCAAGGCAGCACTTATGACTAGAGGATTGGCCGAAGTTACTAGACTTGGTGTTAATTATTTTTGTGCTCAACCAATGACATTCAGCGGCTTAGCCGGTATCGGTGATTTGATTGTGACTTGTACTTCTGTCAACTCACGTAATTGGCGGTGCGGTAAGCAATTAGGTGAAGGCAAGAGCCTAGATTATGTTCTGGAAAACATGGGTCAAGTGGTTGAGGGTGCAACCACGGTCAAGGCGGTGTATGAACTATGTCAGGAAAAGCAAATTGATATGCCGATTAGTGAGGCGATCTACCGGGTGATGTATGAAAATTGTAACGTTGACGATGAAATCACCAAGATGATGGGGCGCAGTCCTAAACAAGAAATTAGACTTTAG
- the trxB gene encoding thioredoxin-disulfide reductase: protein MTKKYDVIIIGAGPGGLTAALYASRANLSVLLLDRGLYGGQMNNTDAIDNYPGFSEIKGPELGEKMYNSIMKFGTEFEYGDVQSVTLAGENKVVKTDAGEYSAPALIIATGADHRHLGVPGEEEYSGKGVSYCAVCDAAFFKDEDIAVIGGGDSAIEEGIYLAQSAKSVTVIHRRDQLRAQPTLQKRAFANHKMHFIWNGLTAAIDGDGSRVTGVTYQDKVSGVKKQLPVRGVFIYVGVIPQTAPFKNLGVTDEKGWIPTDEHMRTKVAGVFALGDVRAKDLRQIANAVGDGSIAGQAAYNYLQDLQDR, encoded by the coding sequence ATGACTAAAAAATATGATGTTATTATTATTGGAGCCGGACCAGGCGGCTTAACAGCAGCTCTCTATGCTTCTCGCGCCAACCTCTCCGTCTTGTTACTTGACCGGGGACTATACGGCGGTCAGATGAACAACACCGATGCAATTGACAACTACCCCGGCTTCAGCGAAATTAAAGGGCCAGAACTGGGCGAAAAGATGTACAATTCAATTATGAAATTTGGGACTGAGTTTGAATATGGTGATGTTCAGTCCGTTACGCTAGCTGGTGAAAACAAGGTGGTTAAGACTGATGCGGGTGAATACAGTGCTCCGGCGTTAATCATTGCCACCGGGGCTGACCACCGTCACCTAGGCGTTCCGGGTGAAGAGGAATATTCTGGTAAGGGTGTTTCTTATTGTGCCGTCTGTGATGCAGCCTTTTTTAAGGATGAAGACATTGCGGTGATCGGTGGTGGTGATTCTGCGATTGAAGAGGGGATTTACCTCGCTCAAAGTGCCAAGTCAGTGACAGTAATTCACCGCCGCGATCAGTTACGGGCACAGCCAACCTTGCAAAAGCGGGCTTTTGCCAATCATAAGATGCACTTCATCTGGAATGGTTTAACCGCGGCAATTGACGGGGATGGCAGCCGGGTAACAGGCGTGACCTACCAGGATAAGGTCAGCGGTGTCAAAAAGCAGTTGCCCGTGCGCGGTGTCTTCATCTATGTTGGAGTAATTCCGCAAACCGCACCCTTTAAAAACTTAGGCGTGACCGATGAAAAGGGCTGGATTCCAACTGATGAGCATATGCGGACCAAGGTTGCCGGCGTTTTTGCGCTCGGTGATGTTCGTGCTAAAGACCTGCGTCAGATTGCTAATGCAGTTGGTGATGGCAGTATTGCTGGGCAAGCGGCCTACAATTACCTGCAAGATTTGCAGGATCGTTAA
- a CDS encoding phospho-sugar mutase translates to MNAEEAFHKWQDAKNIPDYLQLQLTELGQNSGWISDAFGQDINFGTAGMRGRLEPGTNRINLFTIGRVTEGLARLIDEEGAAAQKRGVVIAFDSRYHSREFAEYAARVLGAHGIHVYLFDDLRPTPELSYAVRHLGTFAGINITASHNAKEYNGYKVYGEDGAQMGPEHADRVFKYLQKVDDIFKVKAEAVETLRAKGLLQLIGEDVDEDYLAELKTVNVDTRLIKENANKLKLVYSPLHGTGKMLYERAFRQSGFTNVIPVASQSILDPEFPTTQKPNPEYRDVFDAGIELANRQGADLIIATDPDADRMGACVRTNDGDFQVLTGNQIATLMINYLLLNLKKQNQLSSDYELITSIVSSSMPLKIARDFGIKTKSVLTGFKFIGEEIDRMTRDRNGKFLMGFEESYGYLFKPFARDKDAMQGALMFAEVASYYAARGMTVLDGLMEIWHKYGTSYEITKAIEMPGIGGQKRMAALMANLRKEQLKTIAGVKVVKTQDFLMQQETTAQKTTMMTGLPKSNVLKYFLADETWLALRPSGTEPVIKAYVGVNKPDIKAAEQAAADYQGALAKLLK, encoded by the coding sequence ATGAACGCAGAAGAAGCTTTTCACAAATGGCAAGACGCAAAAAATATACCCGATTATTTACAATTGCAACTGACAGAGCTAGGTCAAAATTCTGGCTGGATTAGTGATGCTTTTGGGCAGGATATCAACTTTGGGACAGCGGGCATGAGAGGGCGCCTTGAACCTGGCACCAACCGCATCAACCTCTTTACAATTGGTCGTGTAACCGAGGGGTTAGCGCGGTTAATTGACGAGGAGGGCGCAGCGGCGCAAAAGCGTGGCGTGGTGATTGCTTTCGACTCACGTTATCATTCACGGGAATTTGCTGAATATGCTGCACGTGTTTTGGGTGCGCATGGTATTCACGTTTATCTCTTTGATGACCTACGGCCAACTCCGGAACTGTCTTATGCTGTGCGCCACCTAGGCACCTTTGCTGGTATCAATATCACTGCTTCCCATAATGCCAAAGAATATAATGGCTACAAGGTGTACGGTGAAGACGGTGCGCAGATGGGACCAGAACATGCTGACCGCGTTTTTAAGTATCTGCAAAAGGTAGATGACATCTTTAAGGTCAAGGCTGAGGCGGTCGAAACGCTCAGGGCCAAGGGCTTATTGCAATTAATTGGTGAGGATGTCGACGAGGATTACCTGGCTGAATTAAAGACCGTTAATGTTGATACTAGGCTAATTAAGGAAAATGCGAACAAGTTAAAATTGGTCTATTCACCGCTGCATGGGACGGGCAAAATGCTCTATGAACGGGCATTTAGGCAAAGCGGTTTTACTAATGTGATTCCAGTAGCAAGCCAGTCTATTTTGGATCCTGAATTTCCCACTACCCAAAAACCCAACCCGGAATATCGTGATGTTTTTGATGCGGGGATTGAACTGGCTAACCGCCAAGGTGCTGACCTGATTATTGCTACTGACCCAGATGCTGACCGCATGGGAGCCTGTGTCAGAACAAATGATGGTGATTTTCAAGTTTTGACTGGTAATCAGATTGCGACCTTGATGATTAACTACTTATTGCTTAACTTGAAAAAGCAGAACCAACTAAGCAGCGATTATGAGCTGATTACGTCCATTGTTTCGAGCAGTATGCCACTGAAGATTGCGCGTGATTTTGGAATTAAGACCAAGTCTGTTCTGACTGGTTTTAAGTTTATCGGTGAAGAAATTGACCGGATGACTAGAGACCGTAATGGTAAGTTTTTGATGGGCTTTGAAGAGAGCTATGGTTACTTGTTTAAGCCATTTGCGCGTGACAAGGACGCAATGCAGGGTGCCCTTATGTTTGCCGAAGTGGCCTCATATTATGCTGCTCGCGGGATGACCGTGCTTGACGGCTTAATGGAAATTTGGCACAAGTATGGTACATCTTATGAAATCACCAAGGCAATTGAAATGCCAGGAATTGGTGGACAAAAGCGGATGGCCGCGCTTATGGCCAACTTGCGTAAAGAGCAGTTGAAGACAATTGCTGGGGTCAAGGTAGTTAAGACGCAAGACTTTTTGATGCAGCAAGAAACAACCGCGCAAAAGACTACGATGATGACCGGCTTACCAAAGTCAAATGTGTTAAAGTACTTTTTGGCAGATGAGACCTGGTTGGCGCTCAGACCATCAGGTACAGAGCCCGTAATCAAGGCTTATGTTGGAGTTAACAAGCCCGATATTAAGGCTGCAGAACAAGCGGCTGCTGACTATCAAGGTGCTCTGGCTAAATTGTTGAAATAA
- the uvrB gene encoding excinuclease ABC subunit UvrB yields the protein MIKREDKRKFELVSKFQPAGDQEQAIDKLTNGFKKGYREQILEGATGTGKTFTMANVIANLNKPTLVISHNKTLVGQLYGEFKEFFPQNAVDYFVSYYDYYQPEAYVPQSDTYIEKDSAINDEIDQLRHQATSDLMERNDVIVVASVSCIYGLGDPKEYSASVITVHEGDDYGRNTLLRNLVNIQYDRNDIDFQRGRFRVRGDVVEVFPAGNSNHAYRIEFFGDEIDRIVEVDSLTGEVIGERESISLFPATHFVTNDEQMRRALKAISQEMKIQVKDFEGQGKLLEAERIKQRTTFDMEMMGEVGYTNGVENYSRHMEGRKEGEPPYTLLDFFPDDFLILIDESHATMPEIRAMYNGDRNRKKTLIDYGFRLPSALDNRPLKLEEFEQHVNQIMYVSATPGDYELAKTDHKVEQIIRPTGLLDPKIKVKPVEGQIDDLVGEINHRIDHNERVFVTTLTKKMAEDLTDYLKDLGIKVQYLHSDVKTLERMQILHDLRLGKYDVLIGINLLREGIDVPEVSLVAILDADKEGFLRAYRPLVQTMGRAARNANGEVIMYADTITDSMRQAIEATQRRRELQMKFNEEHGLTPQTIVKPVREVISATKVADETLETDSFADLNFDELTAKQKKSMIKDLRQQMQEAAKKLDFEGAATLRDAIMELESSTRKPIKKKGKTLNGK from the coding sequence ATGATTAAACGAGAAGATAAGCGTAAATTCGAACTTGTGTCCAAGTTTCAACCAGCTGGTGACCAGGAGCAGGCTATTGATAAACTAACGAACGGCTTTAAAAAAGGCTACCGTGAGCAGATTCTTGAAGGCGCCACGGGGACGGGCAAGACTTTTACCATGGCCAACGTGATTGCCAATCTGAACAAGCCCACTTTAGTTATTTCGCACAATAAGACCTTGGTTGGTCAGCTTTATGGTGAATTTAAGGAATTTTTTCCGCAAAATGCAGTTGACTACTTTGTTTCATACTATGACTACTATCAGCCTGAAGCATACGTGCCGCAGTCAGATACTTACATCGAAAAAGATTCTGCCATTAATGATGAGATTGACCAGTTGCGGCACCAGGCGACCAGTGACCTGATGGAGCGCAACGATGTGATCGTGGTTGCTTCTGTTTCCTGTATCTACGGTTTGGGTGATCCCAAGGAATATTCTGCTAGTGTGATTACAGTTCACGAAGGTGACGATTACGGCCGCAATACCCTACTACGTAACCTAGTCAACATTCAGTATGATCGCAATGATATTGACTTTCAGCGGGGGCGTTTCCGGGTACGCGGAGATGTGGTCGAGGTTTTTCCGGCCGGTAACTCTAACCATGCTTACCGCATTGAATTTTTTGGTGATGAAATTGATCGCATCGTTGAGGTGGATTCGTTAACTGGTGAAGTGATCGGCGAACGTGAAAGTATTTCTCTGTTCCCAGCAACTCACTTTGTGACTAATGATGAGCAAATGCGCCGGGCCCTTAAGGCCATTTCCCAAGAAATGAAAATTCAGGTAAAGGATTTTGAGGGTCAGGGGAAGCTGCTTGAAGCAGAGCGAATTAAGCAGAGGACGACCTTTGATATGGAAATGATGGGCGAAGTAGGCTACACCAATGGTGTCGAAAATTATTCCCGGCACATGGAGGGACGCAAGGAGGGAGAACCGCCCTATACCTTGCTGGACTTCTTTCCGGATGACTTTTTAATTTTAATTGATGAGTCACACGCCACAATGCCCGAAATTCGGGCAATGTACAACGGTGACCGAAACCGCAAGAAGACTCTGATTGACTATGGTTTTCGTCTGCCGTCAGCACTTGACAATCGTCCGCTTAAGTTGGAAGAGTTTGAGCAACACGTTAACCAAATCATGTACGTTTCGGCCACACCGGGTGACTACGAATTGGCCAAAACAGACCATAAGGTTGAGCAGATTATCAGGCCCACCGGTTTGCTTGACCCTAAAATTAAAGTTAAACCAGTTGAAGGCCAAATTGATGACTTAGTGGGTGAGATTAATCACCGAATTGACCACAATGAGCGGGTCTTTGTGACTACACTTACGAAGAAGATGGCTGAAGACCTGACCGACTACTTAAAAGACCTGGGCATTAAGGTCCAATACCTGCACTCAGACGTTAAGACATTGGAGCGGATGCAGATCTTACATGATTTGCGGCTAGGAAAATACGATGTGCTAATTGGAATTAACCTGCTGAGAGAGGGCATTGATGTACCAGAAGTATCCTTGGTAGCGATTCTCGATGCTGATAAGGAAGGCTTTCTGCGGGCATATCGACCGCTAGTACAAACGATGGGTCGGGCTGCGCGTAATGCCAACGGTGAGGTAATTATGTATGCTGATACGATAACTGATTCAATGCGGCAGGCAATCGAGGCAACCCAAAGACGGCGAGAGTTGCAAATGAAGTTCAACGAAGAGCATGGCCTGACACCGCAGACAATTGTCAAGCCGGTCAGGGAGGTTATTTCTGCTACTAAGGTAGCTGATGAGACTTTGGAGACTGACAGTTTTGCTGATTTGAACTTCGACGAACTAACTGCCAAGCAGAAGAAGTCAATGATTAAGGACTTGCGTCAACAGATGCAAGAAGCAGCAAAGAAGTTGGACTTCGAAGGGGCTGCTACTTTGCGTGATGCGATTATGGAGCTTGAAAGTTCTACTAGAAAGCCGATTAAGAAAAAGGGAAAGACATTAAATGGTAAATGA
- the uvrA gene encoding excinuclease ABC subunit UvrA, with protein sequence MVNDQIVIRGAREHNLKDIDLEIPKDKLVVITGLSGSGKSSLAFDTLYAEGRRRYVQSLSSYARQFLGQMDKPDVDSIDGLNPAISIDQKTTSHNPRSTVGTVTEINDYLRLLWARVGQPICPNDGTVIERQSVEQMVDRILALPERSKIQLLAPVIRAKRGGHKEVFQRVQRAGYVRVIVDGEMHEIGDDFNLDKNKRHSIDIVVDRLVVKEGIRSRLFDSVEATLRLSDGYMNVDVIGSDLLNFSEYYACPKCGFTVGEMEPRLFSFNAPFGACPDCDGLGVKLAVDEDLVIPDQDKTLADGAVAPWKNSKYYSEMLEQACAVLKIPLDQPFAQLTAKQQTMILHGSTKKIKFHVTGDFGVNDTTAPFEGAMENVERRYLHPMSKFMRDVMGKYMTELTCPTCHGKRLNRKALAVKVMDKDIAEASELAINRALDFFKEIELDEQKTIVAKPILKEVCDRLSFLNSVGLDYLTLSRTANTLSGGEAQRIRLATQIGSNLSGVMYVLDEPSIGLHQRDNDRLIAALKRMRDLGNSLIVVEHDDETMRQADYLVDMGPGAGTYGGQVMDAGTPQEVEERAKSLTGQYLAGQKFVPVPAERRRGNGKKITITGAIENNLKQLKVDFPLGKLVVVTGVSGSGKSTLVNIILKRVLAQKLNRNQTKPGKYKSITGYKNIEKIIDIDQSPIGRTPRSNPATYTSVFDDIRALFAQTNEAKLRGYTKARFSFNVKGGRCEACHGDGIIKIEMNFLPDVYVPCEVCHGSRYNSETMEVTYRKKNIAQVLDMTISEACEFFQKIPKIARKLQTIVDVGLGYVKLGQSATTLSGGEAQRMKLAAELQKLSTGKNFYILDEPTTGLHTDDIKRLLEVLQRLVDQGNTVLVIEHNLDVIKSADWLIDLGPEGGEAGGQIVATGTPEQVSEVKESYTGRYLKPVLMRDTALTKQATKKMTK encoded by the coding sequence ATGGTAAATGATCAAATTGTTATTCGTGGTGCCCGCGAACATAACTTAAAGGATATCGACCTTGAGATTCCGAAGGATAAGCTGGTTGTTATTACCGGTTTGTCCGGTTCAGGTAAAAGCTCACTAGCCTTTGACACACTTTATGCGGAAGGTCGCAGACGTTATGTCCAATCGCTTTCTAGCTATGCCCGGCAGTTTTTGGGTCAAATGGATAAACCAGACGTTGATTCAATTGACGGTTTGAACCCGGCAATTTCAATTGATCAAAAAACGACCTCGCACAATCCGCGTTCAACCGTCGGCACGGTAACGGAAATTAATGATTACTTGCGGCTCTTGTGGGCACGGGTGGGACAGCCAATCTGCCCTAACGATGGTACCGTGATTGAACGGCAGTCCGTTGAACAAATGGTGGACCGAATTTTAGCCTTACCGGAACGCAGTAAGATTCAGTTGCTTGCCCCGGTTATTAGAGCTAAGCGCGGTGGTCATAAGGAAGTCTTTCAGCGGGTTCAGCGGGCAGGTTACGTCCGTGTTATTGTTGATGGTGAAATGCATGAAATTGGTGATGACTTTAACTTGGATAAGAACAAGCGCCATAGCATTGACATCGTTGTTGACCGTTTGGTCGTAAAAGAGGGCATTCGCTCGCGACTCTTTGATTCAGTTGAGGCCACGCTGCGCTTGTCCGATGGCTACATGAATGTTGATGTAATTGGAAGCGACTTGCTGAACTTTTCAGAATACTATGCTTGTCCTAAGTGTGGCTTTACCGTGGGGGAGATGGAACCGCGGCTCTTTTCTTTCAATGCGCCTTTTGGTGCCTGCCCTGACTGTGATGGACTAGGAGTTAAGTTAGCAGTTGATGAGGACTTGGTTATTCCAGATCAGGACAAGACACTGGCTGACGGTGCAGTGGCTCCTTGGAAAAATTCTAAATATTACAGTGAGATGTTAGAACAGGCCTGCGCGGTGCTTAAGATTCCGCTCGATCAGCCCTTTGCCCAGTTAACAGCTAAACAGCAAACAATGATCCTGCATGGGTCGACCAAAAAAATCAAGTTTCACGTTACCGGTGATTTTGGGGTTAATGATACAACTGCTCCTTTTGAAGGTGCAATGGAAAACGTGGAGCGCCGCTATCTGCACCCAATGTCTAAGTTTATGCGGGATGTGATGGGGAAGTATATGACGGAGTTAACCTGTCCTACTTGTCATGGCAAGCGGTTGAACCGTAAAGCGCTGGCTGTTAAGGTGATGGATAAGGATATTGCCGAGGCATCAGAGCTTGCAATCAACCGGGCCCTTGACTTTTTCAAGGAAATTGAACTCGATGAGCAAAAAACAATTGTTGCTAAACCGATCTTAAAAGAAGTTTGTGATCGGTTGTCTTTCCTGAATAGCGTGGGGCTGGACTACCTAACCTTATCGCGAACAGCAAATACCTTGTCGGGCGGTGAGGCGCAGCGGATTCGGCTGGCTACCCAGATTGGTTCTAACTTGTCGGGTGTCATGTATGTTCTTGATGAGCCGTCAATCGGTCTGCACCAACGCGATAACGATCGCTTGATTGCGGCACTGAAACGGATGCGTGATTTAGGTAATTCGCTAATTGTGGTTGAGCATGATGACGAAACAATGCGGCAGGCTGATTACTTGGTTGATATGGGACCTGGTGCGGGTACTTATGGTGGCCAAGTGATGGATGCTGGGACACCGCAAGAGGTTGAGGAACGGGCCAAGTCGCTGACGGGCCAATATTTAGCTGGCCAAAAGTTTGTCCCTGTGCCGGCTGAACGCCGCCGCGGCAATGGCAAGAAAATCACGATCACTGGTGCTATTGAGAACAACTTGAAGCAGCTCAAAGTGGATTTTCCACTAGGTAAGTTGGTGGTCGTGACTGGTGTTTCGGGCTCAGGCAAGTCAACGCTGGTTAACATCATTTTGAAGCGAGTGCTGGCCCAAAAGCTAAACCGGAATCAGACTAAACCGGGAAAATATAAAAGTATTACGGGCTATAAAAATATTGAAAAAATCATTGATATTGATCAGAGTCCAATTGGGCGGACACCGCGCAGTAACCCGGCCACCTATACCAGCGTTTTCGATGATATTCGGGCACTGTTTGCACAGACTAACGAGGCCAAGTTGCGAGGTTATACCAAGGCACGCTTTTCTTTTAACGTTAAGGGGGGCCGCTGCGAAGCTTGTCACGGCGACGGCATTATCAAGATTGAAATGAACTTCTTGCCGGATGTCTATGTGCCGTGTGAGGTTTGTCATGGTAGTCGGTACAACTCGGAAACAATGGAAGTGACCTATCGCAAGAAAAACATTGCCCAGGTGCTTGATATGACGATTAGCGAAGCGTGTGAATTCTTCCAAAAGATTCCCAAAATTGCCCGCAAATTGCAGACGATTGTCGATGTCGGCTTAGGCTACGTTAAACTGGGGCAATCGGCAACGACCCTGTCTGGTGGTGAAGCCCAAAGGATGAAATTAGCTGCAGAACTGCAGAAATTGTCAACTGGTAAGAATTTTTATATTCTGGATGAACCAACAACGGGTCTTCATACGGACGACATCAAGCGTCTCCTTGAGGTGCTACAGCGTCTGGTTGACCAAGGCAACACGGTCCTAGTAATTGAGCATAATCTTGACGTTATTAAAAGTGCAGATTGGCTGATTGATCTGGGACCTGAGGGCGGTGAAGCAGGCGGCCAAATTGTTGCCACCGGGACACCGGAGCAGGTAAGTGAAGTTAAGGAGAGTTATACTGGTCGTTATCTTAAACCCGTATTAATGCGAGATACGGCATTAACTAAGCAGGCTACTAAAAAAATGACCAAATAG
- a CDS encoding HdeD family acid-resistance protein — MDNFSSYRGNRGFNWAAFISGILMIIAGLFLILHPNKALHAFVLLFAILSIVQGFVWLAVYSRFRYIISFSWLSIISGVLDIIIGVAFLYSYDAAGLTIAYLFAFWFLFDSISGLLFSWHLRDISSFYFWINLILNILGLLIAVSLLFNPALSALTLIWLVSFWLLLFGIGEILAAFAHR; from the coding sequence ATGGATAATTTTTCAAGTTACAGGGGAAATCGCGGCTTTAACTGGGCAGCTTTTATTTCCGGCATTTTAATGATCATCGCGGGCTTGTTCTTAATACTTCACCCCAATAAAGCCTTGCATGCATTTGTCTTGCTGTTTGCAATTCTATCGATTGTTCAAGGCTTCGTTTGGTTAGCGGTATATAGTCGCTTTCGCTATATTATTTCCTTTAGCTGGCTCTCGATTATTTCTGGGGTTTTGGATATTATTATTGGGGTTGCTTTCCTTTATTCGTATGACGCAGCGGGGCTGACTATTGCATATTTATTTGCTTTTTGGTTCCTGTTCGACTCAATCTCCGGGCTCCTGTTCTCGTGGCACTTGCGGGATATCTCGAGTTTCTACTTCTGGATCAACTTAATTTTGAATATTCTTGGTTTGCTAATTGCGGTTAGTTTGCTGTTTAATCCGGCTTTGTCGGCGCTAACCTTAATCTGGCTTGTATCATTCTGGCTGTTGCTTTTTGGTATTGGCGAGATTCTAGCTGCATTTGCCCACCGATAA
- the rapZ gene encoding RNase adapter RapZ yields the protein MADKKKQLLIVTGMSGAGKTVASHALEDMGYFVVDNLPPTLLSSFWDLIINSDDFTKVAVVLDLRIKSFYKDLLNEVNSLEDNSSVQTTVVFLDASNDALVARYKETRRVPPLATSSRLLDGILAERQVLTGIKNRANDIIDTSNLTPKELRQKLLAAFSEKHEQPFSIEVLSFGFKYGMPIDADIVMDVRFLPNPFYIPELRPFTGLDKRVFDYVMEKKETRSFYQKLLDLLQDALPGYIKEGKGKLTIAIGCTGGQHRSVAIAKQLAQDLARDYPVDITHREISRYTKKG from the coding sequence ATGGCAGATAAGAAAAAGCAGTTACTAATCGTGACTGGTATGAGCGGCGCCGGCAAAACAGTGGCTTCACATGCTCTAGAAGATATGGGCTACTTTGTAGTTGATAATTTACCCCCGACGCTGCTTTCCAGCTTTTGGGATTTGATTATTAATTCAGATGATTTTACCAAGGTGGCAGTTGTCCTTGATTTAAGGATTAAAAGTTTTTACAAGGACCTATTAAATGAGGTCAATTCACTTGAAGATAATAGTAGTGTACAGACAACCGTGGTCTTTTTGGATGCCTCAAATGATGCTTTGGTGGCCCGTTACAAGGAGACGCGGCGGGTCCCCCCACTTGCCACCAGTAGCCGGCTGCTTGATGGCATTTTGGCCGAGCGGCAGGTTTTGACTGGTATCAAAAATCGGGCTAATGACATTATTGATACCTCTAATTTGACGCCGAAAGAATTAAGGCAAAAACTACTTGCTGCATTTAGCGAAAAACATGAACAGCCTTTTTCCATTGAAGTGCTGTCTTTTGGGTTCAAGTATGGCATGCCGATTGATGCTGATATTGTAATGGATGTCCGCTTTTTGCCTAATCCGTTTTATATTCCTGAATTGCGTCCTTTTACTGGTCTCGACAAGCGAGTTTTTGACTATGTAATGGAAAAAAAGGAAACTCGCAGCTTCTACCAAAAATTATTGGACTTGTTACAGGATGCGCTGCCGGGCTACATCAAAGAGGGTAAGGGTAAATTGACGATTGCAATTGGCTGTACGGGTGGCCAGCATCGCAGTGTAGCAATTGCCAAACAACTTGCCCAAGACCTGGCCAGGGACTATCCGGTTGACATCACGCACCGTGAAATCAGCCGTTACACGAAGAAGGGATAA